The following proteins are encoded in a genomic region of Streptomyces sp. NBC_01723:
- a CDS encoding VWA domain-containing protein, which translates to MDEIPALLDGLAARAAPWLAGAATAPARHTTAVVADRFDRIAWRDTYEQSPALRDLAAELGERHAHATDLLTDAFLAAYRVGPRLREPGEMDPTRLVNHRVVGAMLESPHFAELHRETAGDPYAAAMAVLAQAGALRRMLDDSGDAQDRAERAGRAGGDAEDAATAVAEALRRAADEAGEDGTVPGPAAEAVERAMENARAHTRQTAQMAGEALAAPLPGMPAAARGGVAKAAAAAREEAALMRAWGVGSGELERMSFERRARLAERLRTGRLARWAELIGRFRQMAEGERARKVENATGELIGVTLGDDLSRVIPSELAHLGLAELRAVFAARYAAGELMLYDSQGEQATGRGAVIACVDTSHSMYEAGPGGITREAWAKACALALLDQARRAGRDFVGILFSAADKLQVFHFPADGPADLGRTLDFAETFLGGGTSYQRPLSAAGELLREEFDDAARRRGDIVMLTDDDCGVTEEWMRDWNEAKRLLGFRVFGVAIGTPRAAEAGSVLEALCDNLRSVEDFTDVHAAADLFRVI; encoded by the coding sequence ATGGACGAGATCCCGGCCCTGCTGGACGGTCTGGCGGCCCGGGCCGCGCCATGGCTGGCCGGGGCGGCCACCGCCCCCGCACGCCACACCACGGCCGTGGTCGCCGACCGTTTCGACCGGATCGCCTGGCGCGACACCTATGAGCAGTCGCCCGCTCTGCGCGACCTGGCCGCGGAACTGGGCGAGCGCCACGCGCACGCCACCGACCTGCTGACCGACGCGTTCCTGGCCGCCTATCGAGTCGGCCCCCGACTGCGCGAACCCGGCGAGATGGACCCCACCCGGCTGGTCAACCACCGTGTCGTCGGGGCCATGCTGGAGTCGCCGCACTTCGCCGAACTGCACCGCGAGACGGCCGGCGACCCGTACGCCGCCGCGATGGCCGTACTCGCCCAAGCCGGTGCGCTGCGCCGGATGCTGGACGACTCCGGGGACGCCCAGGACCGCGCGGAGCGGGCGGGTCGGGCCGGCGGGGACGCCGAGGACGCGGCCACCGCCGTCGCCGAGGCGCTCCGGCGGGCCGCCGACGAGGCCGGCGAGGACGGCACCGTGCCCGGTCCGGCCGCCGAAGCCGTAGAACGAGCGATGGAGAACGCTCGGGCCCACACCCGGCAGACCGCCCAAATGGCCGGTGAGGCGCTCGCGGCACCGCTGCCCGGGATGCCCGCCGCCGCGCGCGGCGGGGTGGCGAAGGCCGCGGCGGCCGCCCGGGAGGAGGCCGCGCTGATGCGGGCCTGGGGCGTCGGTTCCGGCGAGCTGGAGCGGATGTCCTTCGAGCGGCGCGCCCGGCTCGCCGAGCGGCTGCGCACCGGTCGGCTCGCGCGGTGGGCCGAGCTGATCGGCCGATTCCGGCAGATGGCCGAAGGCGAGCGCGCCCGCAAGGTGGAGAACGCGACCGGCGAGCTGATCGGTGTCACGCTCGGCGACGACCTCTCCCGTGTCATCCCCTCCGAACTGGCTCATCTCGGCCTGGCGGAACTGCGTGCGGTGTTCGCCGCACGCTACGCCGCCGGGGAGCTGATGCTCTACGACAGCCAAGGGGAACAGGCCACCGGCCGGGGGGCGGTCATCGCGTGTGTGGACACCTCGCACTCCATGTACGAGGCCGGGCCCGGCGGCATCACCCGGGAGGCGTGGGCGAAGGCGTGCGCCCTGGCACTGCTGGACCAGGCCCGCCGGGCGGGGCGCGACTTCGTCGGCATCCTCTTCTCCGCCGCCGACAAACTCCAGGTCTTCCACTTCCCCGCCGACGGGCCCGCCGACCTCGGCCGGACCCTCGACTTCGCGGAGACCTTCCTCGGCGGCGGCACCAGCTACCAGCGGCCCCTGTCGGCGGCGGGCGAGCTGCTGAGGGAGGAGTTCGACGACGCCGCCCGCAGGCGCGGGGACATCGTGATGCTCACCGACGACGACTGCGGCGTCACCGAGGAGTGGATGCGCGACTGGAACGAAGCCAAGCGCCTGCTGGGTTTCCGGGTCTTCGGTGTCGCCATCGGTACCCCGCGGGCCGCCGAGGCCGGGTCGGTCCTGGAGGCCCTGTGCGACAACCTCCGCTCGGTCGAGGACTTCACCGACGTGCACGCCGCCGCCGACCTCTTCCGCGTGATCTGA
- a CDS encoding SAM-dependent methyltransferase produces the protein MSDSGWPADRIDTEHAHSARIYDYILGGKDYYPADREAGDAMAAEWPALPVHMRANRDWMNRAVRWLAEEAGIRQFLDIGTGIPTSPNLHEIAQSVAPESRVVYVDNDPIVLTLSQGLLSSTAEGRTTYIEADFQHPEDVLESAEFRKTLDLGRPVALTVIAIVHFVLDEDDAVGIVRRLLDPLPSGSYLAMTIGTAEFAPDEVGRVAREYAARDMPMRLRTLDEAHEFFDGLDLVEPGIVQVHKWHPDGAGEQGIRDEDIAMYGAVARKP, from the coding sequence TTGTCCGACAGCGGATGGCCGGCCGACCGGATCGACACCGAGCACGCGCACTCGGCCCGGATCTACGACTACATCCTGGGAGGCAAGGACTACTACCCGGCCGACCGGGAGGCGGGCGACGCGATGGCCGCGGAGTGGCCCGCGCTGCCCGTGCACATGCGCGCCAACCGGGACTGGATGAACCGCGCGGTGCGCTGGCTGGCGGAGGAGGCGGGCATACGCCAGTTCCTCGACATCGGCACCGGCATCCCGACCTCACCCAACCTGCACGAGATCGCGCAGTCGGTGGCGCCCGAGTCGCGCGTGGTCTACGTGGACAACGACCCGATCGTCCTCACCCTGTCCCAGGGGCTGCTGTCCAGCACGGCCGAAGGGCGGACGACGTACATCGAGGCGGACTTCCAGCATCCTGAGGACGTCCTCGAATCCGCCGAGTTCCGCAAGACGCTGGACCTGGGCAGGCCGGTCGCGCTGACCGTGATCGCGATCGTCCACTTCGTCCTCGACGAGGACGACGCGGTCGGTATCGTCCGCCGCCTCCTGGACCCCCTGCCGTCGGGCAGCTACCTGGCGATGACCATCGGCACCGCCGAGTTCGCCCCGGACGAGGTCGGCCGGGTCGCGCGGGAGTACGCGGCCCGCGACATGCCGATGCGGCTGCGCACCCTCGACGAGGCGCACGAGTTCTTCGACGGCCTCGACCTGGTCGAACCCGGCATCGTCCAGGTGCACAAGTGGCACCCGGACGGCGCGGGGGAGCAGGGCATCCGCGACGAGGACATCGCGATGTACGGCGCGGTGGCCCGCAAGCCGTAA
- a CDS encoding glycoside hydrolase family 16 protein, whose translation MNSPRLIRSCLLTTLSVGLVAAAAVAPAHADRPAETAAAVTFSDTFDGPAGSGVDSAKWQLETGDNVNNHERQYYTPGTDNAKLDGQGNLVIEARRENPGNYQCWYGPCEYTSARLNTSGKFTATYGHVEARMKIPRGQGIWPAFWMLGQDIGEVGWPNSGEIDIMENVGFEPSTVHGTIHGPGYSGSGGIGAGYTLPNGEAFADDFHTFAVDWAPDRITWSVDGNVYQTRTPADLNGNQWVFDKPFFLILNLAVGGYWPGDPDGSTTFPQQLVVDEVKVTTNDG comes from the coding sequence ATGAACTCCCCCCGTCTGATCCGCAGTTGCCTGCTCACCACCCTGTCGGTCGGCCTGGTGGCCGCCGCCGCGGTCGCGCCCGCGCACGCGGACCGCCCGGCGGAGACGGCCGCGGCCGTGACGTTCTCCGACACCTTCGACGGACCCGCCGGGTCCGGCGTCGACTCCGCCAAGTGGCAGCTGGAGACCGGCGACAACGTCAACAACCACGAACGGCAGTACTACACGCCCGGCACCGACAACGCGAAGCTCGACGGCCAGGGGAACCTGGTGATCGAGGCCCGCCGCGAGAACCCGGGCAACTACCAGTGCTGGTACGGGCCGTGCGAGTACACCTCCGCGCGACTCAACACCTCGGGCAAGTTCACCGCCACCTACGGGCACGTCGAGGCCCGGATGAAGATCCCGCGCGGGCAGGGCATCTGGCCCGCGTTCTGGATGCTGGGCCAGGACATCGGCGAGGTCGGCTGGCCGAACTCGGGCGAGATCGACATCATGGAGAACGTCGGCTTCGAGCCGTCGACCGTCCACGGCACCATCCACGGCCCCGGCTACTCCGGCTCGGGCGGCATCGGCGCGGGTTACACCCTGCCGAACGGCGAGGCCTTCGCGGACGACTTCCACACCTTCGCGGTGGACTGGGCCCCGGACAGGATCACCTGGTCGGTCGACGGCAACGTGTACCAGACGCGTACGCCGGCCGATCTGAACGGCAACCAGTGGGTCTTCGACAAGCCGTTCTTCCTCATCCTGAACCTCGCGGTCGGCGGCTACTGGCCGGGCGACCCCGACGGCTCGACCACCTTCCCGCAGCAGCTGGTCGTCGACGAGGTGAAGGTGACCACGAACGACGGCTGA
- a CDS encoding DUF397 domain-containing protein — MDQHPQHSAGSGTPPPGPGPYEWVKPWSDDAGGACVEVRRLGDGRIALRQSSDPDGPALVFTPHEMSCFLDGVKAGQADFLY, encoded by the coding sequence ATGGACCAGCACCCACAGCACTCCGCCGGCTCCGGGACACCGCCCCCGGGACCGGGCCCCTACGAGTGGGTCAAGCCATGGAGCGACGACGCGGGCGGCGCCTGCGTCGAGGTGCGCAGGCTGGGCGACGGACGGATCGCGTTGCGCCAGTCCTCGGACCCGGACGGCCCCGCGCTCGTCTTCACCCCTCACGAGATGTCGTGTTTCCTGGACGGTGTGAAGGCGGGCCAGGCCGACTTCCTCTACTGA
- a CDS encoding DoxX family protein, whose amino-acid sequence MSTARLNDRLTRQQPLVLGLFRIVLGLLFTSEGAATVFGLLDRPASPVGDWPFWYAGVIELVTGALVLVGVATRGAAFIGSGIMAFAYFTEHQQDGLFPLQNGGLPPALFCWGFLLLVFFGPGALSLSGRGGRRPGGA is encoded by the coding sequence ATGAGCACCGCACGCCTGAACGACCGGCTGACCAGGCAGCAGCCCCTGGTGCTCGGCCTGTTCCGCATCGTCCTGGGTCTGCTGTTCACCAGTGAGGGCGCCGCGACGGTCTTCGGGCTGCTGGACCGGCCGGCCAGTCCCGTGGGCGACTGGCCGTTCTGGTACGCCGGGGTGATCGAGCTGGTGACCGGCGCCCTCGTCCTCGTCGGCGTGGCCACGCGCGGCGCGGCGTTCATCGGCTCGGGGATCATGGCGTTCGCCTACTTCACCGAGCACCAGCAGGACGGGCTCTTCCCGCTCCAGAACGGCGGGCTGCCCCCGGCGCTGTTCTGCTGGGGCTTCCTGCTGCTGGTCTTCTTCGGGCCGGGTGCCCTGTCCCTGTCAGGGCGAGGTGGTCGTCGCCCCGGCGGCGCCTGA
- a CDS encoding glycoside hydrolase family 64 protein, translating to MLSPRKLTASLAVAASLGAVAVVTGPAEPASAVPDTIPLTLKNDSGSGEQVYVYVIGTELASGKQGYADENGTFHAWPAGGAPPVPAPDASFTGPANGGSKTVRLPKFSGRVYFSYGQKLDFRLADGGLVQPAVQNADDPNHDILFNWTEYTLNDSGLWINSTQVDMFSAPYSVGLTAGDGSTEHTGSLKPGGYKAVADGLVQQGGGWEGLVQSRADGTPLRVLAPGHGIGAGDLPAGVLDGYIDRVWSKYATDTLTVTPFKDQPDTKFFGKVNGDRMDFTDGSGAVVTSFEKPDSDSVFGCYNKLDAPNDQVRGPISRTLCAAYNRSTLLTDSEQPDADASGFYQDGVTNHYARLIHSQMQDGKAYAFAFDDVGAHESLVHDGDPKDAAITLESFG from the coding sequence GTGCTTTCCCCACGCAAGCTGACGGCGTCCCTGGCCGTCGCGGCGTCCCTCGGCGCCGTCGCCGTCGTCACAGGACCGGCCGAACCGGCCTCGGCCGTGCCGGACACGATCCCGCTCACCCTGAAGAACGACTCGGGCAGCGGCGAACAGGTCTACGTGTACGTGATCGGCACCGAACTGGCGTCCGGCAAGCAGGGCTACGCCGACGAGAACGGAACCTTCCACGCCTGGCCGGCCGGTGGCGCCCCGCCGGTCCCGGCCCCCGACGCGTCCTTCACCGGCCCGGCAAACGGCGGGTCAAAGACCGTTCGGCTTCCGAAGTTCTCGGGCCGCGTCTACTTCTCCTACGGCCAGAAGCTGGACTTCCGGCTCGCCGACGGCGGGCTCGTCCAGCCCGCCGTGCAGAACGCCGACGATCCCAACCACGACATCCTGTTCAACTGGACGGAGTACACGCTCAACGACTCCGGTCTGTGGATCAACTCCACCCAGGTGGACATGTTCTCGGCCCCCTACTCCGTCGGTCTCACCGCGGGTGACGGCTCCACCGAGCACACAGGTTCGCTGAAGCCCGGCGGTTACAAGGCCGTGGCCGACGGACTCGTCCAGCAGGGCGGCGGCTGGGAGGGCCTGGTCCAGAGCCGCGCCGACGGAACGCCGCTGCGCGTACTGGCCCCTGGGCACGGCATCGGCGCCGGCGACCTGCCCGCCGGGGTGCTGGACGGCTACATCGACCGTGTCTGGAGCAAGTACGCCACCGACACGCTGACGGTCACGCCGTTCAAGGACCAGCCGGACACGAAGTTCTTCGGCAAGGTCAACGGGGACCGGATGGACTTCACCGACGGCTCCGGCGCCGTGGTGACCTCCTTCGAGAAGCCGGACTCCGACTCCGTCTTCGGCTGCTACAACAAGCTCGACGCGCCCAACGACCAGGTGCGCGGGCCCATCTCGCGGACCCTGTGCGCCGCGTACAACCGGTCGACGCTGCTCACCGACTCCGAGCAGCCGGACGCCGACGCCTCGGGCTTCTACCAGGACGGCGTCACCAACCACTACGCCCGCCTGATCCACTCGCAGATGCAGGACGGGAAGGCGTACGCCTTCGCGTTCGACGACGTCGGGGCCCATGAGTCGCTGGTGCACGACGGCGACCCCAAGGACGCGGCGATCACCCTGGAGTCCTTCGGCTGA
- a CDS encoding STAS domain-containing protein, which yields MEPPIEINYSDVGGWTVVEIRGEVDVYTVPTIKQHMIERLADGLRRFVIDLRGVAFIDSMGLGVLVGTLKRVQAVRGELKLVITDAHTKQLFALTGLRHAFPIYDSVYQARRTS from the coding sequence ATGGAACCTCCGATCGAGATCAACTACAGCGATGTCGGCGGCTGGACCGTCGTGGAGATCCGCGGTGAGGTCGACGTGTACACCGTGCCCACGATCAAGCAGCACATGATCGAGCGGCTCGCGGACGGACTCCGCCGGTTCGTCATCGACCTGCGCGGGGTGGCGTTCATCGACTCCATGGGCCTGGGCGTCCTGGTCGGCACCCTCAAACGGGTCCAGGCCGTCCGCGGCGAGCTGAAACTGGTCATCACCGACGCCCACACCAAGCAGCTCTTCGCGCTGACCGGGCTGCGCCACGCCTTCCCCATCTACGACTCGGTGTACCAGGCGAGGCGTACGTCATGA
- a CDS encoding helix-turn-helix domain-containing protein, whose translation MTSETDWGGAPSVLRMILGKQLEELRTRAGLSFEQAAESIGVSHSTIRRMEAAKVARLRLPDVEKLLQYYGVRDQQEIDTFLKSAREANKRGWWHTYRDVMPDWFAAYLSLEQAALHIRAYEPEFVHGLLQTPAYARALLSAGNPHASSVATERRVALRMRRQEILTRPEPPRLWVVMDETVLRWPVGGAEVMREQVDHLIEVGRLPNVTLQIMPFAGGPHPAMRAGAFHVFRFRAPELPDIVYLSGLVGAVYLDKGDDVVVYREALDRLGAQAVPARSTEELLGALRKEL comes from the coding sequence GTGACCTCGGAGACCGATTGGGGCGGTGCCCCCTCCGTGCTGCGCATGATCCTCGGCAAACAGCTGGAGGAGTTGCGCACCCGGGCCGGTCTGTCCTTCGAACAGGCCGCCGAGTCGATCGGGGTGAGCCACTCCACGATCCGGCGCATGGAGGCGGCGAAGGTGGCCCGCCTGCGGCTGCCGGACGTGGAGAAGCTGCTCCAGTACTACGGCGTCCGCGACCAGCAGGAGATCGACACCTTCCTCAAGTCGGCCCGCGAGGCGAACAAACGGGGCTGGTGGCACACCTACCGCGACGTCATGCCGGACTGGTTCGCCGCCTACCTCAGCCTGGAGCAGGCGGCCCTGCACATCCGCGCCTACGAGCCCGAGTTCGTGCACGGGCTGCTCCAGACCCCGGCCTACGCGCGGGCCCTGCTCAGCGCGGGCAATCCGCACGCCTCCTCCGTCGCCACCGAGCGCCGGGTCGCCCTGCGCATGCGGCGCCAGGAGATCCTCACCCGCCCCGAACCGCCCCGGCTGTGGGTCGTCATGGACGAAACGGTCCTGCGCTGGCCCGTCGGTGGCGCCGAGGTGATGCGGGAGCAGGTGGACCACCTGATCGAGGTGGGCCGGCTGCCCAACGTCACGCTCCAGATCATGCCGTTCGCCGGGGGCCCGCACCCCGCGATGCGGGCCGGCGCGTTCCACGTCTTCCGCTTCCGGGCTCCCGAACTCCCCGACATCGTCTACCTCAGCGGCCTCGTGGGCGCCGTCTACCTGGACAAGGGCGACGACGTGGTGGTCTACCGCGAGGCGCTGGACCGCCTGGGCGCCCAGGCCGTACCGGCCCGAAGCACCGAGGAACTCCTCGGCGCGCTACGCAAGGAGCTCTGA